The following coding sequences lie in one Paracidovorax avenae genomic window:
- a CDS encoding hemerythrin domain-containing protein — translation MPTTTNQRPPADACSLLDADHRKVKKMFKEYEELAGSKSKTSIAKKRELAQQICLELTVHAQIEEEIFYPALREALRETDLIDEAEVEHASAKDLIDQIQDGDAMDDKFDAKVTVLGEYIDHHVKEERNEIFVKARAARKLDLVAMRDTLQARKEELMEEMQAMA, via the coding sequence ATGCCCACGACGACGAACCAGCGGCCCCCCGCCGATGCCTGCAGCCTCCTGGATGCGGACCATCGCAAGGTGAAGAAGATGTTCAAGGAGTACGAAGAACTCGCAGGCTCCAAATCGAAGACGTCCATCGCCAAGAAGCGCGAACTGGCACAGCAGATCTGCCTGGAGCTGACGGTGCACGCGCAGATCGAAGAGGAGATTTTCTATCCGGCCCTGCGCGAAGCACTGCGCGAGACCGACCTGATCGACGAGGCCGAAGTCGAGCACGCCAGCGCCAAGGACCTGATCGACCAGATCCAGGACGGCGACGCCATGGACGACAAGTTCGATGCCAAGGTCACCGTGCTGGGCGAATACATCGACCACCACGTCAAGGAAGAGCGCAACGAAATCTTCGTCAAGGCCCGCGCGGCCCGCAAGCTGGACCTGGTGGCCATGCGCGACACGCTGCAGGCCCGCAAGGAGGAACTCATGGAGGAGATGCAGGCCATGGCCTGA
- a CDS encoding 3-keto-5-aminohexanoate cleavage protein, protein MHEIFITAAPVGAVPRRIEPLGPKYLSAALVRHIDGLEAALGNRNGWEPVAAGGLLASESTRIPAGADFIRAIAPTAELLERWRREAGLHAQDGVFQYHPDSPVLRQLDAAWFARIGSAEASRELVVHLTGQGWTSDGEGGLAWTHAGAVESYIPPDLVHLLHACGTSVVEALADAGWCHASTGFALSGKGASCWLPVAPAAIVDECVAAVREGAAILHLHTRERGGQAWKLPWSSLSLLTGAQPNRIVPDDYEAIVPRLRAQVPLAILNLSTSVRGGGDSDSAIRREHLRPYEPDGTPPELSSLSPGEVLFQSGGGYLNTPNFLQQQLDHARRHGIRLEIEVFNHTILQKTLEDFRTHLEGAGTPCLLMLVAGVDQYRRAGEAFEDDSLIPAVQRQAIFALLQAGGAPGIDRALDMAVAALAPVVEQIRRRLPTARISVLMPGPMQQLLPRVAVHLQLDGVRVGLEDGLTVPDRDLPGGLRKGRTAQQVRWIREELEALGCQVLSAEATRQALHMPSSAETLFLAAMKATASLAGAGGAGTASPMEALAHALAPLRPAFERREQWLRAQLSRHGHGDPANAAATARDLIRQAGLYVRHFIEERDRYPMQGARAFRNPYEIQPLNHAWELLLEAGHDASFYEEALQRLAVRAGVAPGSFLTPPSQRKGRDLRFLEYIASLPCRLGHDRLQVEHFGLRRLPGYNAFMATLFLGMEEAYRRLRTHSESEPKSQGILAFQADTGDTIDPRDLQGELGRSQWVVLPCTTDTHYAEGIRQAKKLAAAFLSFLRSALPSHAAALYVVGFVHTGQDRDGQPLVEASLLHHRFLLGTDRHADVVSHASRLLYEAILLPRLVQEPERLMRHMDGTVARTAGLPLYEDGSAARRADPRTVAGTPPLRFLAHSSGIAALQQMDNAMRQDMQALGYSAQEHRALFHRNVVVSFASTADIRTDLPGTPTVDITAYNDVRSMAGTTTPDYVQGDRHRRAQARAAEAAGYRYEATHWKLIEDAGGKALLRRMGVFLQDDPARLDDGHALRRYLQGAPDGIHHLIRQLHWNSDAPHFDGTLRRMASAEAPQPQPQRQHRT, encoded by the coding sequence GTGCACGAGATATTCATTACCGCAGCCCCGGTAGGGGCCGTACCGCGCCGCATCGAGCCGCTGGGCCCGAAATACCTTTCCGCAGCGCTGGTGCGGCATATCGACGGCCTGGAAGCGGCACTCGGGAACCGCAACGGATGGGAGCCCGTGGCGGCGGGTGGCCTGCTGGCGAGCGAATCCACACGGATTCCGGCGGGCGCGGATTTCATCCGGGCCATCGCTCCCACGGCAGAACTGCTCGAACGCTGGCGCCGCGAGGCCGGCCTGCACGCGCAGGATGGTGTATTCCAGTACCACCCGGACAGCCCGGTCCTGCGGCAGCTGGACGCGGCATGGTTCGCCAGGATCGGCTCCGCAGAAGCCTCGAGGGAACTGGTGGTGCACCTGACGGGCCAGGGCTGGACCAGCGACGGAGAGGGCGGCCTGGCGTGGACGCATGCCGGTGCGGTGGAGTCGTACATTCCGCCCGACCTCGTCCACCTGCTCCATGCCTGCGGCACCAGCGTGGTGGAAGCGCTCGCCGACGCCGGCTGGTGCCACGCCAGCACCGGCTTTGCGCTGTCGGGCAAGGGTGCCAGCTGCTGGCTGCCGGTCGCGCCCGCCGCCATCGTGGACGAATGCGTGGCGGCTGTCCGGGAAGGCGCCGCCATCCTCCATCTGCACACCCGAGAGCGTGGCGGGCAGGCGTGGAAGCTGCCCTGGTCGTCCCTGTCGCTGCTCACCGGCGCGCAACCCAACCGCATCGTCCCGGACGACTACGAGGCCATCGTCCCCCGCCTGCGCGCGCAGGTTCCGCTGGCCATCCTCAACCTTTCCACCAGCGTGCGGGGTGGTGGAGACTCCGACAGCGCCATCCGCCGCGAGCACCTCAGGCCTTACGAACCTGACGGCACGCCCCCGGAACTCTCATCGCTCAGCCCGGGCGAAGTGCTGTTCCAGTCCGGTGGGGGATACCTCAACACCCCCAACTTCCTGCAGCAGCAGCTGGACCATGCGCGCAGGCATGGCATACGCCTCGAGATCGAGGTCTTCAACCACACGATCCTGCAGAAGACGCTGGAAGATTTCAGGACGCACCTGGAAGGCGCCGGAACCCCGTGCCTGCTGATGCTGGTGGCCGGCGTGGACCAGTACCGCCGCGCCGGCGAGGCTTTCGAGGATGACTCCCTCATCCCCGCCGTGCAGCGCCAGGCCATCTTCGCGCTGCTGCAGGCCGGCGGCGCCCCGGGCATCGACCGTGCACTGGACATGGCCGTGGCCGCATTGGCGCCGGTGGTGGAACAGATACGGCGCCGGCTTCCCACGGCCCGGATCTCCGTCCTGATGCCGGGCCCGATGCAGCAACTGCTGCCCAGGGTGGCAGTGCACCTGCAGCTCGACGGGGTACGCGTAGGCCTGGAAGACGGCCTGACGGTGCCGGACCGGGACCTCCCGGGAGGCCTGCGCAAGGGGCGGACCGCGCAACAGGTCCGGTGGATCCGCGAGGAGCTGGAAGCGCTCGGCTGCCAAGTGCTCTCCGCCGAAGCCACCCGGCAGGCGCTGCACATGCCCTCCTCGGCAGAAACACTCTTCCTGGCGGCCATGAAGGCCACGGCATCCCTCGCTGGCGCTGGCGGCGCTGGGACCGCCAGTCCCATGGAAGCCCTGGCACATGCCCTGGCGCCGCTGCGACCCGCATTCGAGCGCCGCGAGCAATGGCTGCGCGCGCAGCTGTCGCGACACGGCCACGGAGATCCCGCCAACGCGGCGGCCACCGCCCGCGACCTCATCCGGCAGGCGGGCCTGTACGTCCGCCACTTCATCGAGGAGCGGGACCGCTACCCCATGCAGGGCGCACGCGCGTTCCGCAACCCCTACGAGATCCAGCCGCTCAACCATGCATGGGAACTGCTGCTGGAAGCCGGACACGATGCATCGTTCTACGAGGAAGCGCTGCAACGGCTGGCCGTCCGGGCGGGCGTGGCGCCCGGCAGCTTCCTGACCCCGCCGTCGCAGAGGAAGGGGCGGGACCTCCGGTTCCTCGAATACATCGCCTCCCTGCCCTGCCGCCTCGGCCACGACCGGCTGCAGGTGGAGCACTTCGGACTGCGCCGTCTGCCCGGATACAACGCCTTCATGGCGACCCTCTTCCTGGGCATGGAAGAAGCATACCGGCGCCTTCGCACGCACAGTGAATCCGAGCCCAAATCGCAAGGCATCCTGGCATTCCAGGCCGATACAGGCGACACCATCGATCCCCGCGACCTGCAGGGCGAACTCGGCCGGAGCCAGTGGGTCGTGCTGCCCTGCACCACCGACACGCACTATGCGGAAGGCATCCGGCAGGCGAAGAAACTGGCCGCGGCCTTCCTCTCGTTCCTGCGCAGTGCCCTGCCGTCCCATGCCGCGGCACTGTACGTGGTCGGCTTCGTGCATACCGGGCAGGATCGTGACGGACAGCCGCTGGTCGAGGCCAGCCTGCTGCACCACCGGTTCCTGCTGGGCACCGACCGGCACGCCGACGTCGTCAGCCATGCCTCGCGGCTGCTCTACGAGGCCATCCTGCTTCCACGGCTGGTGCAGGAACCCGAACGGCTGATGCGCCATATGGACGGCACCGTGGCGCGCACCGCCGGCCTGCCGCTCTACGAAGACGGCAGCGCCGCCCGTCGCGCCGATCCACGGACGGTCGCGGGAACGCCGCCCCTGCGATTCCTGGCCCACAGCTCCGGCATCGCGGCACTTCAGCAAATGGACAACGCCATGCGCCAGGACATGCAGGCCCTGGGCTACTCCGCCCAGGAGCACAGGGCCCTGTTCCATCGCAACGTCGTGGTGTCGTTCGCCTCGACGGCGGACATCCGCACGGACCTGCCCGGCACCCCGACCGTGGACATCACGGCCTACAACGATGTGCGCAGCATGGCGGGGACCACCACGCCCGACTACGTCCAAGGCGACAGGCACCGCAGGGCACAGGCCCGCGCCGCAGAGGCTGCGGGATATCGCTACGAGGCCACGCACTGGAAGCTCATCGAAGATGCCGGCGGAAAGGCCCTGCTGAGGCGCATGGGGGTGTTCCTCCAGGACGACCCCGCCCGCCTGGACGATGGTCACGCGCTCCGCCGCTACCTGCAGGGTGCTCCGGACGGGATCCACCACCTGATCAGGCAACTGCACTGGAATTCCGACGCACCGCATTTCGACGGGACGCTGCGGCGCATGGCCTCGGCCGAAGCACCGCAGCCGCAGCCACAACGACAACATCGCACGTGA